One window of the Betta splendens chromosome 21, fBetSpl5.4, whole genome shotgun sequence genome contains the following:
- the LOC114847683 gene encoding uncharacterized protein KIAA2012 homolog → MTDLPLSLLSRGCGRLVAPSGGSGGRDGRLDVCLTPQDYDLWKSKEALLLPSRGRLLAKPTVPKTFSTRRGALLLYSQELVSVETSHRPDVGVRKKKVIQRDTQQMKQRLSSLKELTAAILSYRNNQSSSSRLAPPPNLPPPLHCTRPASPRATAPAGLDLLLQLNPQWLPAKNSTAVKTHEKDTDEQQDSERVRVDVFLQMPRTSRTPTPQQWLHYVATSPDKAEQQQSDTDDILQDPERSLHVMDTETCHGDADDGGAAIQDGRNPDDEDGTSTGKQKQQIHGKPETNTPLGLSLRQRVKRSLFNRLWEETDEPRSEASSCDGHHPQRLPPIAEGRALTPDQRSHVSAQPGAQGDAAQVQPQENMSRLNKQPLVLPLLFPATDDTKQRRGRDKTKKQPFKRDVVETGGGGGGGRLPSDKACVIHLEPEEEPSPPVGVLGCVAGWRGPGRQSSFAFLQNRTPDPHEPGDSALVRGVLPLELRDFQNGRSAGCLILGPDGEIIQLSLDTSRGSLQEDGDLKQRALQVLSTEGEELPWVIVLQPEAVDTEGEVEPSTCGPQSDAPQSMHRDFVQGVFQETERHSALFNQFVTGDLSLSTKQQIENSFKGNDVSVRNSSVFNSNQFSGLPISTETKACSPRGHANTVIMTKNKTQSAEEPLKMWKEAKTRVKVPPLREQGGKEQLRGGSSDEDEEDDEELSTTEKTLQNISPGETAAKDEDRWRKKRVTEEDAVTAGKNETSTELNELEKRTMKKEKHQKPRSGDVQSVRGLRRESVSREEAETQDQSVPSPKKKKKKIKNRGDTKLKELSEDQESVRRKASAGGRRGRRGRPAHKELTVENPPEDEDVGIHQEKQADPRRPSATHTTEDTEDGSDPDTDDLGTSDKRSCIQSLRSSLASSQRNPSSSVRPPPSFYERTVPASSSRGRLSSCSTVMITEDQLMLNPVKPEFPRPTKSREAEEAAAQRVAQRAERRRQEVERKRRQQEEEERKQQQKEQTEERMKNELEGERRKRAEELRLKKLTEEEERRRREEEEQEKARREQAQRERERRRQEDMRRQIERLRRMREQEEQRRKAEQERLRVEEEKKEQEEENHKLQQMDERERTEYLGRKEREKEERQKEEGERRRREQEAACSAAEEARLQAELLAGQMALLQQQRDLMLEAEGLEKTRGISRPWIYSYFTLLQLLGPNSVRAVTKTP, encoded by the exons ATGACAGATTTGCCTCTTTCGTTACTGAGTCGGGGCTGCGGTCGATTGGTGGCACCCAGCGGAGGCTCCGGGGGTCGCGATGGACGGCTGGACGTCTGCTTAACCCCCCAG GATTATGACCTGTGGAAGTCCAAGGAGGCGCTGCTTctgcccagcagggggcgcctgTTGGCGAAGCCCACCGTCCCAAAGACGTTCAGCACGCGCAGAGGGGCCCTGCTGCTCTACTCCCAG GAACTGGTTAGTGTGGAAACCAGTCACAGGCCAGACGTAGGAGTCAGAAAGAAGAAAGTCATTCAGCGAGACACTCAACAAATGAAGCAGCGGCTCAGCAGCCTGAAGGAGCTGACGGCAGCTATTCTGAGCTATAGGAACAATCAG TCCAGCTCTTCTAGACTCGCTCCACCTCCCAACCTCCCTCCACCGCTCCACTGCACCAGACCTGCATCCCCTCGGGCCACGGCGCCGGCCGGTctggacctgctgcttcagTTGAACCCACAGTGGCTTCCTGCAAAGAACAGCACCGCAGTAAAGACCCACGAAAAAG AtactgatgagcagcaggacagcgagCGTGTGCGAGTGGACGTCTTCCTCCAGATGCCTCGTACCTCCAGGACTCCGACCCCACAGCAGTGGCTGCACTACGTGGCCACGAGTCCTgacaaagcagagcagcagcag TCTGACACAGACGACATCCTGCAGGACCCTGAAAGAAGCCTCCACGTTATGGACACGGAGACCTGCCATGGAGACGCAGATGATGGAGGTGCCGCCATTCAAGACGGCAGAAAtcctgatgatgaagatgggACGTCAACAG gaaaacagaagcagcagattcATGGGAAGCCTGAAACAAATACTCCATTAG GCTTGTCCCTTCGTCAGAGAGTGAAGCGTTCGCTCTTTAATAGACTCTGGGAGGAGACAGACGAGCCCAGAAGTGAGGCCTCCAGCTGTGATGGACACCACCCACAGCGGTTGCCTCCCATAGCAGAAGGTCGTGCACTGACCCCAGACCAGAGGAGCCATGTCTCAGCCCAGCCGGGCGCCCAGGGAGACGCCGCCCAGGTTCAGCCCCAGGAGAATATGAGCAGACTGAACAAACAGCCTCTagttcttcctctgctgtttcCTGCCACAGACG acacaaagcagaggagaggaagagacaaaacCAAGAAACAACCTTTCAAAAGGGATGTTgtggagacgggaggaggaggaggaggaggaaggctgcCCTCTGACAAAGCATGTGTGATTCATCTGGAGCCGGAGGAAG agcCTTCACCCCCTGTGGGCGTGTTGGGCTGTGTTGCTGGATGGAGAGGGCCTGGCAGGCAAAGCTCCTTCGCCTTCCTCCAGAACCGAACGCCTGACCCGCACGAGCCCGGCGACTCGGCTTTGGTGCGGGGAGTTCTGCCACTGGAGCTGAGAG ATTTCCAGAACGGCCGATCAGCTGGCTGCCTGATCCTGGGTCCTGATGGAGAAATCATTCAGCTGTCGCTCGACACCAGTCGGGGCTCGTTGCAGGAGGACGGCGACTTGAAGCAGCGAG cccTTCAGGTGCTGtccacagagggagaggagctgccCTGGGTCATCGTGCTCCAGCCTGAGGCTGTGGATACGG aagGGGAGGTGGAGCCGAGCACGTGTGGACCCCAGAGTGATGCCCCTCAGTCCATGCACAGG GATTTTGTCCAAGGTGTTTTTCAGGAAACAGAACGTCATTCAGCCCTTTTTAACCAGTTTGTAACCGGAGATCTGAGCCTCAGCACCAAACAA CAGATTGAAAACTCATTTAAAGGGAATGATGTATCTGTCAGG aATTCTTCAGTGTTTAATTCCAACCAGTTTTCAGGTCTTCCCATATCGACAGAGACCAAAGCATGTTCACCCAGAGGCCACGCAAACACAG taataatgacaaaaaataaaacacagagcgCAGAGGAACCGCTGAAGATGTGGAAGGAAGCTAAAACCAGGGTTAAGGTGCCTCCACTGAGGGAGcagggagggaaggagcagctcagaggaggcagcagtgatGAAGACGAGGAAGACGACGAAGAACTGTCCACTACAGA AAAAACGCTGCAGAACATCAGCCCAGGAGAAACAGCAGCCAAGGATGaggacagatggaggaagaagagggtcACTGAGGAAGATGCTGTGACTGCAGG GAAAAATGAGACGTCCACAGAATTAAATGAGCTGGAAAAGAGAAcgatgaaaaaagaaaaacatcaaaagCCGAGAAGTGGTGACGTTCAGTCCGTCAGAGGCCTCAGACGTGAGAGCGTCAGCAGGGAAGAAGCAGAGACTCAGGACCAGTCTGTTCCCTCACCT aagaaaaagaagaagaagattaaAAATAGAGGAGACACGAAATTGAAGGAGTTGAGTGAAGACCAAGAATCAGTGAGACGGAAAGCGTctgcaggggggaggagggggaggagaggacgacCAGCACACAAAGAGTTAACCGTTG AAAACCCACCAGAGGATGAGGACGTAGGGATCCACCAGGAAAAGCAAGCAGACCCTCGCAGACcctctgcaacacacacaacagaggaCACGGAGGACGGCTCGGACCCAGACACTGACGACCTAGGAACCAGCGACAAACGCAGCTGCATCCAGTCGCTGAggtcctccctcgcctcctcccagCGCAAccccagcagctcagtgaggccccccccctccttctacGAGAGGACAGTGCCGGCGAGTTCCTCCCGCGGCCGCCTGTCGTCATGCTCAACTGTCATGATAACTGAGGACCAGCTCATGCTGAACCCAGTGAAGCCAGAG TTCCCACGGCCCACAAAGAGtcgggaggcagaggaggctgcagctcaacGCGTGGCTCAGCgagcagagcggcggcggcaggaggtggagaggaagaggaggcagcaggaggaggaagagaggaagcagcagcagaaggagcagacagaggagaggatgaagaatGAACtcgagggggagaggaggaagcgagCGGAGGAACTAAG GCTGAAGAAGCtaacagaagaggaggagaggaggagacgggaggaggaggagcaggagaaagccAGACGAGAGCAGGcgcaaagggagagagagaggaggaggcaggaggacatGAGGAGGCAGATCGAGCGACTCCGCAGGATGAGAGAGCaggaagaacagaggaggaaag ctgaacAGGAGCGCctgcgtgtggaggaggagaagaaggagcaggaggaggagaaccacaagctgcagcagatggatgAGCGTGAGAGGACGGAGTATCTGGGCAGGAAGGAGCGGGAGAAAGAGGAGcgacagaaggaggagggggagcgccggaggagagagcaggaggcCGCCTGCTCGGCTGCAGAGGAGGCCAGGCTGCAGGCGGAGCTGCTCGCCGG ACAGATGGCGCTGTTGCAGCAGCAACGGGATCTTATGTTGGAAGCTGAAGGTCTGGAAAAAACACGAGGCATCTCCAGACCGTGGATCTATTCGTATTTCACTTTGTTACAGCTACTGGGTCCGAATTCTGTCAGAGCTGTTACCAAAACGCCCTGA
- the LOC114847682 gene encoding olfactory receptor 52L1-like isoform X1, translating to MDNSTDPEALVFAMYADTGHLKYVYFALALLFYLAVIFANAVLIAAVCVDRSLKQPMYLFLCNLFVNEIYGSTSLLPCLMSQILSDTHEISVFFCFAQIFNIHTYVAVEYGTLTILAYDRYVCICKPLHYNTLISRGKAQVVVLVIWVASFLEVGVLLSFSVRLRRCGTLINSVYCAHHLVVELSCSPDRTVSLVHDLVFGLVFSVAAPVTYIAYSYARILSVCLKASAETRVKAFDTCAPHLVSLISFVFACFYSLIAQRFNMSLVPYLGVVLSMYAIVIQPLQNPLIYGLKMSKVRRACKNLWTIKTSHLYVSGVVFL from the coding sequence ATGGACAACTCCACGGACCCCGAGGCGCTGGTGTTTGCCATGTATGCGGACACAGGCCACCTGAAGTACGTGTACTTCGCCCTGGCTCTGCTGTTTTACTTAGCGGTCATTTTCGCCAACGCTGTTCTCATTGCGgccgtgtgtgtggacaggagCCTGAAGCAGCCCATGTATCTGTTCCTGTGCAACCTGTTTGTGAACGAGATCTACGGCAGCACGTCGCTGCTGCCCTGCTTGATGTCACAGATCTTATCGGACACGCACGAaatctctgtctttttctgcttCGCTCAAATATTTAACATTCATACGTATGTTGCCGTTGAATATGGAACCTTGACAATATTGGCTTATGACAGATATGTGTGCATTTGCAAGCCTCTCCATTACAACACACTCATCAGCCGAGGCAAAGCCCAGGTGGTCGTCCTGGTGATCTGGGTGGCGTCGTTCCTGGAGGTCGGCGTCCTGCTGTCCTTCAGCGTGCGCCTGCGGCGCTGTGGGACGCTCATCAACAGCGTCTACTGCgctcaccacctggtggtggagCTCTCGTGCTCCCCGGACAGAACGGTGTCGCTGGTCCACGACCTGGTGTTCGGCCTGGTGTTCAGCGTGGCTGCTCCCGTCACCTACATCGCCTACAGCTACGCGAggatcctgtctgtgtgtctgaagGCGTCCGCAGAAACCAGAGTCAAAGCGTTCGACACCTGCGCGCCTCATTTAGTGTCACTCATCAGCTTCGTCTTCGCCTGTTTTTACAGCCTGAttgctcagaggtttaacatgtCGCTGGTTCCGTATCTTGGCGTTGTGTTGTCCATGTACGCTATCGTTATCCAGCCTCTTCAGAACCCTCTGATCTACGGCCTTAAGATGTCCAAGGTGCGACGTGCCTGTAAGAATCTGTGGACAATAAAAACGTCACATCTCTACGTTTCCGGCgttgtgtttctgtga
- the LOC114847682 gene encoding olfactory receptor 52L1-like isoform X2: protein MDNSTDPEALVFAMYADTGHLKSLKQPMYLFLCNLFVNEIYGSTSLLPCLMSQILSDTHEISVFFCFAQIFNIHTYVAVEYGTLTILAYDRYVCICKPLHYNTLISRGKAQVVVLVIWVASFLEVGVLLSFSVRLRRCGTLINSVYCAHHLVVELSCSPDRTVSLVHDLVFGLVFSVAAPVTYIAYSYARILSVCLKASAETRVKAFDTCAPHLVSLISFVFACFYSLIAQRFNMSLVPYLGVVLSMYAIVIQPLQNPLIYGLKMSKVRRACKNLWTIKTSHLYVSGVVFL from the exons ATGGACAACTCCACGGACCCCGAGGCGCTGGTGTTTGCCATGTATGCGGACACAGGCCACCTGAA gagCCTGAAGCAGCCCATGTATCTGTTCCTGTGCAACCTGTTTGTGAACGAGATCTACGGCAGCACGTCGCTGCTGCCCTGCTTGATGTCACAGATCTTATCGGACACGCACGAaatctctgtctttttctgcttCGCTCAAATATTTAACATTCATACGTATGTTGCCGTTGAATATGGAACCTTGACAATATTGGCTTATGACAGATATGTGTGCATTTGCAAGCCTCTCCATTACAACACACTCATCAGCCGAGGCAAAGCCCAGGTGGTCGTCCTGGTGATCTGGGTGGCGTCGTTCCTGGAGGTCGGCGTCCTGCTGTCCTTCAGCGTGCGCCTGCGGCGCTGTGGGACGCTCATCAACAGCGTCTACTGCgctcaccacctggtggtggagCTCTCGTGCTCCCCGGACAGAACGGTGTCGCTGGTCCACGACCTGGTGTTCGGCCTGGTGTTCAGCGTGGCTGCTCCCGTCACCTACATCGCCTACAGCTACGCGAggatcctgtctgtgtgtctgaagGCGTCCGCAGAAACCAGAGTCAAAGCGTTCGACACCTGCGCGCCTCATTTAGTGTCACTCATCAGCTTCGTCTTCGCCTGTTTTTACAGCCTGAttgctcagaggtttaacatgtCGCTGGTTCCGTATCTTGGCGTTGTGTTGTCCATGTACGCTATCGTTATCCAGCCTCTTCAGAACCCTCTGATCTACGGCCTTAAGATGTCCAAGGTGCGACGTGCCTGTAAGAATCTGTGGACAATAAAAACGTCACATCTCTACGTTTCCGGCgttgtgtttctgtga
- the LOC114847205 gene encoding trace amine-associated receptor 13c-like isoform X1, protein MTLEEDDELCFPQLFNSSCTKPKRSELEAVLTYITLSSISLLTTTLNMFVIISISHFKQLHTPTNFLLLSLAVSDFFVGLIMFFQIVLIDGCWFLGDATCSAYQYVAYVITSASVGTMVLICVDRYVAICDPLRYSVKVTQGRVQACVCLCWTSAVAYQSVLLRDNLDQPGRFISCAGECVNAGNYIAGLADLFFSFVGPVAVTVVLYMRVFAVAASQARAMRSQAAAVSLQGSVTVTVKRSELKAAVTLGVVVAVFLVCLCPYFIYIVILTAGGTLVNASSAAFVICLFYFNSCLNPLIYAFFYRWFRKCLKVIVTLQILQPDSSEANVL, encoded by the exons ATGACtttggaggaagatgatgagctCTGCTTTCCACAGCTCTTCAACTCCTCGTGCACGAAGCCGAAGCGATCTGAGCTTGAGGCAGTGCTGACCTACATCACACTGTCGTCCATCTCTCTGCTCACCACGACTCTGAACATGTttgtcatcatctccatctcacaCTTTAA gcagctccacactcccaccaacttcctcctcctgtctctggcCGTCTCAGATTTCTTTGTGGGCCTCATCATGTTCTTTCAGATTGTGCTCATCGACGGATGCTGGTTCCTCGGCGACGCCACGTGCAGCGCGTATCAGTACGTCGCCTACGTCATCACGTCGGCCTCCGTGGGAACCATGGTGCTCATATGTGTGGACCGCTACGTGGCCATCTGTGACCCTCTGCGCTACTCCGTCAAAGTCACGCAGGGCAGAgttcaggcctgtgtgtgtctgtgctggaccAGCGCCGTGGCCTATCAGTCGGTGCTGCTGAGGGATAATTTGGATCAACCAGGCAGGTTCATTTCCTGCGCTGGTGAGTGTGTTAATGCTGGAAACTACATTGCTGGCCTGGCTGATCTCTTTTTCTCCTTCGTTGGTCCCGTCGCTGTCACCGTAGTCCTGTACATGAGAGTGTTTGCTGTGGCTGCGTCTCAGGCTCGTGCCATGAGGTCCCAGGCTGCCGCCGTCTCACTCCAGGGTTCTGTCACTGTGACTGTAAAGAGGTCTGAGCTGAAGGCAGCCGTCACGCTCGGCGTCGTCGTGGCTGTTTTCCTAGTTTGCCTCTGCCCGTATTTCATCTACATCGTCATCCTCACAGCTGGGGGAACCCTGGTAAATGCTTCGTCTGCTGCGTTTGTCATCTGTCTCTTCTACTTTAACTCCTGTCTGAACCCTCTCATTTATGCTTTTTTCTACCGCTGGTTCAGGAAATGTCTCAAAGTCATTGTCACACTTCAGATCCTGCAGCCTGACTCGTCTGAAGCCAACGTActgtaa
- the LOC114847205 gene encoding trace amine-associated receptor 1-like isoform X2 translates to MTLEEDDELCFPQLFNSSCTKPKRSELEAVLTYITLSSISLLTTTLNMFVIISISHFKQLHTPTNFLLLSLAVSDFFVGLIMFFQIVLIDGCWFLGDATCSAYQYVAYVITSASVGTMVLICVDRYVAICDPLRYSVKVTQGRVQACVCLCWTSAVAYQSVLLRDNLDQPVLYMRVFAVAASQARAMRSQAAAVSLQGSVTVTVKRSELKAAVTLGVVVAVFLVCLCPYFIYIVILTAGGTLEMSQSHCHTSDPAA, encoded by the exons ATGACtttggaggaagatgatgagctCTGCTTTCCACAGCTCTTCAACTCCTCGTGCACGAAGCCGAAGCGATCTGAGCTTGAGGCAGTGCTGACCTACATCACACTGTCGTCCATCTCTCTGCTCACCACGACTCTGAACATGTttgtcatcatctccatctcacaCTTTAA gcagctccacactcccaccaacttcctcctcctgtctctggcCGTCTCAGATTTCTTTGTGGGCCTCATCATGTTCTTTCAGATTGTGCTCATCGACGGATGCTGGTTCCTCGGCGACGCCACGTGCAGCGCGTATCAGTACGTCGCCTACGTCATCACGTCGGCCTCCGTGGGAACCATGGTGCTCATATGTGTGGACCGCTACGTGGCCATCTGTGACCCTCTGCGCTACTCCGTCAAAGTCACGCAGGGCAGAgttcaggcctgtgtgtgtctgtgctggaccAGCGCCGTGGCCTATCAGTCGGTGCTGCTGAGGGATAATTTGGATCAACCAG TCCTGTACATGAGAGTGTTTGCTGTGGCTGCGTCTCAGGCTCGTGCCATGAGGTCCCAGGCTGCCGCCGTCTCACTCCAGGGTTCTGTCACTGTGACTGTAAAGAGGTCTGAGCTGAAGGCAGCCGTCACGCTCGGCGTCGTCGTGGCTGTTTTCCTAGTTTGCCTCTGCCCGTATTTCATCTACATCGTCATCCTCACAGCTGGGGGAACCCTG GAAATGTCTCAAAGTCATTGTCACACTTCAGATCCTGCAGCCTGA
- the LOC114846979 gene encoding olfactory receptor 51E1-like produces MDNSSYFNLSIFLNIGPYRYPAFVLCMLLYVFIVCANLVIIVVILRERALHEAMYVFIALLSANALYGSVGFFPRFLLDILSDAHLIGRPACFAQIYVIYSYAFSEVTILGVMSYDRYVAVCQPLHYHSRMTSRRVKQLAALALIFPSLFVCLSVYMSARLPLCGSTIQKLFCSNWHVVKLACVPSALTQIIAVVGAMIISFVTLFCILYSYCRIIHLCWKSASGFQTKVFQSCLPHIVSIGINCVTSFSDSVLNSYNVQDMNPLVAIIVSLEFLIIPPILNPLIYGLKLPEIRTHIVRLFKFKNNI; encoded by the coding sequence ATGGACAACAGCTCCTACTTCAACCTAAGCATCTTCCTAAACATCGGTCCTTACCGTTACCCAGCCTTTGTGTTGTGCATGTTGCTGTACGTCTTCATCGTCTGTGCTAACCTCGTCATCATCGTGGTGATACTGCGTGAGCGAGCGCTGCACGAGGCCATGTACGTCTTCATCGCTCTGCTGTCGGCCAACGCTCTGTACGGCTCCGTGGGCTTCTTCCCCCGCTTCCTGCTGGACATTCTGTCTGACGCTCATTTGATCGGGCGTCCGGCCTGCTTCGCACAGATCTACGTCATTTACAGCTACGCCTTCTCAGAAGTCACCATTCTAGGAGTCATGTCCTACGACCGATACGTGGCtgtgtgtcagcctttacaTTACCACAGCAGgatgacctccaggagggtcaAGCAGCTGGCAGCTCTCGCTCTGATCTTCCCGTCTCTGTTCGTTTGTCTGTCCGTTTACATGTCTGCCAGGCTTCCTCTGTGTGGCAGTACGATTCAGAAGCTGTTCTGTTCCAACTGGCATGTGGTGAAATTGGCATGTGTTCCCTCTGCTCTCACCCAGATCATTGCTGTGGTTGGAGCCATGATCATCTCTTTTGTCACTCTGTTTTGTATCTTGTATTCTTATTGTAGGATTATACATCTGTGTTGGAAAAGCGCTTCAGGTTTTCAGACAAAGGTGTTTCAGAGCTGTCTGCCTCACATCGTTTCAATAGGGATTAATTGTGTCACATCGTTTTCTGATTCTGTCCTGAACAGTTATAACGTTCAGGACATGAATCCATTAGTCGCTATTATAGTTTCATTGGAATTTCTCATTATTCCCCCGATTTTAAACCCGCTTATTTATGGGCTGAAGTTGCCTGAAATCAGAACACACATTGTCAGGTTGTTTAAGTTTAAGAATAATATTTAG
- the LOC114846980 gene encoding olfactory receptor 51E1-like has translation MDNSSYFNLSIFLNIGPYRYPAFVLCLLLYVFIVCANLVIIVVILRERALHEAMYVFIALLSANALYGSVGFFPRFLLDILSDAHLIGRPACFAQIYVIYSYAFSEVTILGVMSYDRYVAVCQPLHYHSRMTSRRVKQLAALALIFPSLFVCLSVYMSARLPLCGSTIQKLFCSNWHVVKLACVASALTQIIATVAGLIISSITVFSILYSYYRIVRLCWKSSSGFQTKVFQSCLPHIISIGINCLTALSDSVLNSYNVQDLNPFVAIIVSLEFLIIPPILNPLIYGLKLPEIRTHIVRLFKFKNNI, from the coding sequence ATGGACAACAGCTCCTACTTCAACCTAAGCATCTTCCTAAACATCGGTCCTTACCGTTACCCAGCCTTTGTGTTGTGCCTGTTGCTGTACGTCTTCATCGTCTGTGCTAACCTCGTCATCATCGTGGTGATACTGCGTGAGCGAGCGCTGCACGAGGCCATGTACGTCTTCATCGCTCTGCTGTCGGCCAACGCTCTGTACGGCTCCGTGGGCTTCTTCCCCCGCTTCCTGCTGGACATTCTGTCTGACGCTCATTTGATCGGGCGTCCGGCCTGCTTCGCACAGATCTACGTCATTTACAGCTACGCCTTCTCAGAAGTCACCATTCTAGGAGTCATGTCCTACGACCGATACGTGGCtgtgtgtcagcctttacaTTACCACAGCAGgatgacctccaggagggtcaAGCAGCTGGCAGCTCTCGCTCTGATCTTCCCGTCTCTGTTCGTTTGTCTGTCCGTTTACATGTCTGCCAGGCTTCCTCTGTGTGGCAGTACGATTCAGAAGCTGTTCTGTTCTAACTGGCATGTGGTGAAACTGGCATGTGTTGCCTCCGCTCTCACCCAGATTATCGCCACAGTTGCAGGTTTGATAAtttcctccatcactgtgttcTCTATCTTGTACTCATACTACAGGATCGTACGTCTCTGTTGGAAAAGCTCTTCAGGTTTTCAGACAAAGGTGTTTCAGAGCTGTCTGCCTCACATCATTTCAATAGGGATTAATTGTCTCACGGCACTTTCTGATTCTGTCCTGAACAGTTATAACGTTCAGGACCTGAATCCATTTGTTGCTATTATAGTTTCATTGGAATTTCTCATCATTCCCCCAATTTTAAACCCGCTTATTTATGGGCTAAAGTTGCCTGAAATCAGAACACACATTGTCAGGTTGTTTaagtttaaaaataatatttag
- the LOC114846981 gene encoding olfactory receptor 51F2-like produces MDNSSYFNLSIFLNIGPYRYPAFVLCMLLYVFIVCANLVIIVVILRERALHEAMYVFIALLSANALYGSVGFFPRFLLDILSDAHLIGRPACFAQIYVIYSYAFSEVTILGVMSYDRYVAVCQPLHYHSRMTSRRVKQLAALALISPAFCNSASIYMTAMFPLCGNKIQKVYCASWNIAKLSCVTSAITQIFSTTAAVIMSFLPICCILYSYSRIVLLCWKSSSMFRWKVLQSCLPHIISIMIYVLTSFSDTILNRYELHDLNPLLAITVSLEFVVIPPILNPLVYGLKLPEIRTHIVKKRLN; encoded by the coding sequence ATGGACAACAGCTCCTACTTCAACCTAAGCATCTTCCTAAACATCGGTCCTTACCGTTACCCAGCCTTTGTGTTGTGCATGTTGCTGTACGTCTTCATCGTCTGTGCTAACCTCGTCATCATCGTGGTGATACTGCGTGAGCGAGCGCTGCACGAGGCCATGTACGTCTTCATCGCTCTGCTGTCGGCCAACGCTCTGTACGGCTCCGTGGGCTTCTTCCCCCGCTTCCTGCTGGACATTCTGTCTGACGCTCATTTGATCGGGCGTCCGGCCTGCTTCGCACAGATCTACGTCATTTACAGCTACGCCTTCTCAGAAGTCACCATTCTAGGAGTCATGTCCTACGACCGATACGTGGCtgtgtgtcagcctttacaTTACCACAGCAGgatgacctccaggagggtcaAGCAGCTGGCAGCTCTCGCTCTGATCAGTCCAGCATTTTGCAATTCAGCCTCCATTTATATGACAGCAATGTTTCCTCTGTGTGGAAATAAGATTCAGAAGGTATACTGTGCCAGTTGGAACATAGCAAAGCTGTCCTGCGTTACCTCGGCCATCACCCAGATTTTTTCTACAACTGCAGCTGTAATTATGTCTTTCCTTCCCATCTGCTGCATCCTGTACTCGTACTCCAGGATTGTCCTTCTGTGTTGGAAAAGCTCCTCCATGTTTAGGTGGAAAGTTTTACAAAGCTGTCTTCCCCACATTATTTCAATCATGATTTATGTTCTAACTTCGTTTTCTGATACTATCCTCAACAGGTATGAGCTGCATGATCTAAACCCATTGTTGGCTATAACAGTTTCTCTGGAATTCGTTGTGATTCCTCCCATTTTGAATCCTCTAGTGTACGGACTGAAGTTACCAGAAATAAGAACACACATTGTCAAGAAAAGGTTGAATTAG